A region of the Pseudomonas silesiensis genome:
TTTCCAGAAATTATGTCCAGTTCGAAGAAGAGAAAACAAAACGATTCCAGGAAGTTACACTTACGGTCACGGAGGGCCCTGACAAGATGCCGACCGCCAAAGCCCTCGAAGCAGCAGCTGATAGTAAAGACAAGGTCAACACCTACCTGATCGAGAAGCTGACGGAGAAGATTATGCCGGTAAAGAATGACAGTTCGGGTAGCTAACAACACTCAACGACAAGCCCCTCGAAAAAAACCGCTGGTGTTAAAGCATCCAGGCTATCTCTATTAATTTCCCAATGACGTTTGTGCGCTGTATGGAAACAACTTGGTCAGCCTACGTGTCAGCTACACGGGTGCGCAAGATTCCCTAGGTCTGATTTTGTTAATTGTCATTTATACACGACGAATCCGGAGCCATTTAGTGAAAGATGCCAGCATACATCGCAACTTTAGACTGTACTCCGGAGCCAAGAACTTTCTCACTGGCTTGACCCTTTTGTTGATCGTTGAAGCAAATGCCTCGACCTCGACTGAGCTTTTGTCAATCGACAAAGCCGAACTAATAAAAAAGATAAATTCCAACGAGGAAATCGTAAATCGTAGAATTGATGCGGACGCTCTTAGATCTGCAATATTTGAAATTGCCAGCGCGCCCAACACTATCGAAAGCGTGAATAATGAAAATCTAAAAACCCCTGTAAAAGTTTCCATTAAAGGCTCAGTTATTGAAAGAAATCTATACTTAGCTACCCCAAATTGCTCTGATGAGAAAATCTGTGGAGAAATCAAAGACTTCTATACGCTCTTCCGCCCACTGGAACTATTATTTGACAATGTCATATTTGATGGGACAAACGATGAAACAGCCTTCACAACCCAAAATAAATCGACAGTTTTTGTAGGCAAGGACAAAACCTCCATGACATTAAAAATAAACTCGAGCCAATTTCACGGAAAAGTTGAGCTAGATGACGTTTATTTAAAGCCTGGATCATCATTCAAACACAATACTTTTCATAATGACGTTACATTTTTCAACTCGAAATTTTGCGACAAATGTAATATCTTTGGCGCCGCAAAAACAACCAACGAGCCTCAAGTCACCATAAAAAACAACAACTTCAATAAAGCAGTATTAATAATTAATTCTGAGTTCGATGTCCATACTGACATGTCCAAGAACACATTCAAGAGTGATTTGGTTTTAAGTCATTCATATATTCGCTCAACTCTTTCACTAAATAGCAACACCTTCCAAGGCACAGCTCGTTTCAACATGATAAACCCACCCGCCATCCCTTACCCTTGGTCTTGGGTTAATTACGAAAGAGAATTAAGCACAATACCGATCGGATCAACACTTGAACTTAGATCATCAAGCTTTTCCGAAACCCCAATTTTTCAAAAAGTTTTAATTGACAAAATCATCTTCAAGACACTACCCGTAGAGTCAATCACCAGTCCACATTTAAATGAGTCATTCCAACACCTAATTGCCGGGAAGAAAACTGAATTATCCGACGGGCTAACATTTATACAATCGGCGTGCAATATTTGCGATTTATCCAACATCATTGTAAAAGGTGTGGTTGAGTTTCGCCACTTTGCTGCAGGGAACATCTTAAATCTCACAGCTTCAACTTTCAATGACACGATATATCTACGAGGAATCATAACATCCAAAATCATGATTTCAGATGCAAAATTTAACTCTAGGATTTTTGCTGACTGGCAAGCGATATTTCCAGTAATAATAGATACTTGCTCACGTGACTGTACCGAGCAATACCTCATGCTTATAGACAACTTCAAGCAGTTTGACAATCTTGAGGCCATCAACGAACTTCAGTATGAAATAGCAGCGAAAGATCAGAGCTTATCACCTTTCAGCGGTCTGATTTGGGGGTGGGGTCATAGACCCAGCAGAGCCTTTTTTTTCGGCCTACTACTATTTTTTATATACACCTCATTATATCTACCCCAAGTTCCATCATCGACAAAACGTCGCCCGGTAGAAGATTATGTATATAGAATCTCAATAGCGGCAAAATTTAGCTACAACTGCGCCACCAAAATCTCCTTCGCCTGGCTGAACACCAGCAATTACAAGTTCAGGATCATAGCATGCAGCGAATCAATTGTTCTGAAAATAATTTTTGTACTATTTATCATTTCAATCGCAAAAAGCAACCCACTAATAAGTTCAATTATAGGTAAAATTCTTTAACATCCCTGACGATGTACGACTCTTACTTTAAATTCAACCGCTTGCAACCGATCAATACTACGAAAATAGCATCCTGCCGAAAAACCCGACTAAGCCAACCAACGGAGTTTGCTTTTCTTCTCCCCGCATTGTCTTAACTGCAGCCAACTCTTCGACCAGCAGTTTGTTGAAAATCGGTCAAGTCTACCATCTGTGATGCATGGCCTTTGCCTGAGAACTCGATCAACCTTGTCCCCAGAATCAACTGGACGCTTGCTTGCCAACGACATCGTAATTATTGCGATTATCTGGAACTGCTTGAGCGATACTAAGGGGGCGGCTGACCAGCTTCTGTAGAATGGACGTGAAGGTGGTTATCAGGGATGGATATGGACAACCGATGAGCTCATTTCCGGAGAAGGCTTACTAGGCCTTCCTTAGGACTAAAGTGGTGAGTTTCAAGAGACGATCTCATCGTGTTTCTAATATGTGCCCTAGTGCGATTCTGACTGGATGCGTCTCACTGATGACATTTTTGGTGCGGGCTACCGGCAATACACAGTCCAAAGCTGATCAACGCGCGTCGTGAAGCTTTGGCTCATCATCTCTCTACGCATCCCCCAGTCCGGATCGGTCGGCACACTCGCCAGGCGCATCGTGCCCCTGCCCCACCGCCCATTGATGGCATCGAGAACACCCATCACTTTGTCGGTGGCTACCGGTTGAGAGATCGAAAAGAGATCTTCCGTGTACTCGCCTTTTTGGCATAGGTTGACTAGAAGCACCTCGGCTTTGCTGTATTTGAAACCAGATAGGAAACTCGATACACCCTTCCACGGCAGTTTTTGTCATCAACCGGACATCGTCGGTTGGGTACGGCAATCCGACCAAGACTCATTTGGTCGCTCCTTCGCGTTAGCGGCTTGCCGTGCAAGCTGGAGTGTTCCACTCAGGAAAAATTCTATGAGCCGCTTGAATTGGAGTGTTTGCTTAAGGGCAAGTCTGGGTATCGCGATTGAGGGGGCAAGACCATGCAAACTCAGGAAGGATTCCGCTCAGCAAACGCGAGCCTTTGATGATTATCGAGGGTTTCATCTCCCACGCCATGTCACGCGCCGGATCGGTTCGCGGCAGCGAATATAAGCGGTTTCATCTCCGGCTCCGCTGACCATTCCTCCCAGCAAACGCGGGCCTTTGATGATTTCTGACGGGCATCAGTTCGGAACTCTACACACCGGGGGCATGGCACTCCCCATAACGGAGAGCGCTATGAACTGTTGCTTCTTCAAAATTCCCTGACCTGGCGCAGCAATAGATAATTTGTTTACGCACGATTTGCAGGTTGGCCATGAGTTCGTGAGGGTTGAGCCCTGACCGCTTTTCGCTGTGCCGGTGGTATTACTGCAGTCGCTTCTCCGCGTCAGCGGCTAGGCCGTTTGGGTAGGGCTGACTTCAATCAGAAAGCGGCTTTAGCTCAGTACGTCTATCGAGGCATTGCTCGAGGCAAGGGGCAAAGATGAAGGCTATATCCATGGCCTGGTGGATGCTGGGCATCTGTCGACGAGAGACGTCGACCGAGATTATCTAGTTCTGAGCATTGTCTAACGGCGACGTGAGTTTCTGCAGAAATTGCTGGATCACTACGGATACGGAGCCCAGCCTACTTATTGATGAACGCTGAGGTCTGATGTCCATGGTTCGACAGTATCAGCCTGCAGTGATCTAACAATCGACCCATTGTAACGTTGCTGAATTTACCCCTCAGCAACGCTCACCTGATCGAAGCAAATCGCAAAAGCTACGCCGACCAAAGCCTCGTAGGAAACTGCCAAGGACGTAGTTGCCATTTTGAGTTTCAAGAAGCCAGTAACCTCCCTCTTTCCATGCTCTCTGAATTTTCCCTGTTCGAATGAGGCCGCCATCTGCTGGGCGAAAAGCGTCACCTTGCTCAACGTGATCAAAGGACACGCCATGGCACGCGTCATTTGCGATGAAGGCATCGCTGATGAACGCAGTGACCGGTACCGAATATTTTCGAATGCTCGCTCGCCCGAGTCGACACAGCTGAAAGTCACTCAGCTCCTTACTATACAATTCGACTTCAATGATTTCAGTCATTCAACCAATGCTCCAAACGACTTAAAAATGAATTACCGCTTACCCGGCCGACATCGAAAAAGCAGCCTCCAAAGTCGCCTCTTTTCGCTGGCCTGGGCCCCAGAGGAGGTAGACGGTATTCTTGGTTTCAAACATACAGCCGTAGATGAATGACAGTCCGAAATTACTGCGCACCCACATTTTGGGTTGAAAGCGACACCTGCTATCCAAGACGACTTCGTGAGCGTACAAGGTCGCTGGTAACAGTCCGAGTATCGTCAATTTTTCCTTTTCCTCGGGTGTCACAGTGAGGTCGATCAAGATCCACTGCCGCACCACACAAAACGCTTTGCTAGGAAACAACTTCCCAGCCAGGGAAATCAAGTCTTCTTGGGTGCCATTCCAACCCGAAGCCTCCCCGTCGGTTCCGTAGAGTAGCTGAGCGATTTCATCCAGGGTCACCATAGTGGTATCTCAGGTTGTTTTAGGTTGTGGAACGCTTGTATAGGTCTCCCCCGCCATGGTAACGAATTCGTAGATTGGTGGTTCTTGGTCAGAACTTTGCAATCTGATTTCGGAAAGCGGTTCCATTAGACGTTCATTTTGCCCATTCATCCACGTTGGGGAAATTAGATATACTTTGGTTACAGCAAGAAATTCGGAATCTCCCGAACTGCAAATAGTTTGAACTGATGCCGCGTCACAAACGAGGCGCACGTTTGGCCCCAATGTCCCGTCGAAGAACCCTACCCCCTCTATTAAGAACGAATATTGGCTGTGACTAAGGTCAACTGACTTCCACAGCAGGAGACTCTCATCAGGCATTTTAAATCTGCCTTGCAGTTGACTTTCGCTTGTTCTAAACACTACACACTCCTGGATAACAGACTTTGTTGGCGCACCGTTGACCTTTAAATCGTCAGCACTAGATCCGATACAAATCCTGTGTCTTCAAACGGGTAGCCACGCGGATTGGATGCATGTGGAATGCCGTTAATGGATTTGTGATAGCCGACATGCGTGTGACCGTGAACCCATAGGTCTATATCGAATTCTGCAAATTCTTTCCAATCATTGACGTAAGCTGCAGCTAGATGCCCCATTTCATATTTAATCCCGGGGGCACACTCAGGTGATGGCGCATGATGCGTTACGACTACTGTCTTCCCTTGATACTTTGTGGACAATTGCGATAGCAACCATTGTTTCGCAAAATGCGACTTCTGCTGGAGGTCTATTGGCCTTATCCGGTGATATTGATTTCCTGTTCTAATTTGTTTGTAGTCATTCATGGAAAGCTGAGCGGCAAGCATCGCACTGGTGGCGTTGTCTGTTGAGTAAAAATCAGTCCAACCCGTAGTGCCAAGAAACCGTACTCCATTGATGACGACTTGCTCGTTTTCTAGAACATGTACGTGAGGAAGCGCCTTCTCACGCATTTTTTGGAGTGTGCGATCAAGATGGCCTTTGTAGTATTCGTGGTTTCCGCCGACGTAGATTACGGGGCAGTGGAAGGTTTTGTTGGCCCATTCCACACCGCGAGTTCCTGTATCAATGTCACCGGCTAAAATCACCACATCAACGTCTAAGCACGGTGGATTGAATAGAGAAAATTCGTTATGAATATCTGATAGAGCTTGAATCCTCATTTCTTCCCTTCAGACGGATATGTCTGTCAATTTATAGACATTGTTAGTACGTTGCCTCACCTGCAGCCCACTGCACATCGCGCTCTCAGTGAGTGTGAATGTCGTGAACCGCAAATTAGCTACGTACAATATATAGGGTGGCAGCTAATCAATCAACATGGCCTGATCCTCATTTTTGAGGGTCTTCAATGTCGCTGAGTCAGGCATTCGCGAAAGCGCTACGGGCTGCGCGTAGGGCCAAGGAGCTTCGCCAGGATGATCTCGCTAATGTAACCAGCCGAAGTTACTTAGCCTTGCTGGAGAGCGGTCGCTCTGGTGTGACGCTGGAGAAGCTTGACCAGATTGCTACAGCCTTGAGAGTTGATCCTTTAGCGATATTCGCTATGGCAATTTGCAGCCGGAACGACGAGCCAATGGATGTAACGCTCTCGCGCCTGATCTCCGAAATTCAGTACCTTACCGAAGTCGGCGCTATCGATGAGCTACGAGAGGAAACGGCCACCCCAAGGCTGTCTCCTACAGAGAAAGGCCTAATAATGACCGCCAAAGTCCACTCATTACGCGAGGAAGGACTTACCCAGAAAGAGATCGCTGATGAATTAGGTATCTCTACGGCTACCGTTCATAAGCACTGGCACAGAAGAATCGAGTGATTTTTATCAGCTTTCCTTAGCAGCTCAGGTACCTTCCGTCTCGTTGGACGTGACAGCACGACAGAGAGCCCATGGCGCTCTCAAGCTGAGCACAATTACCTCCACGAACAAAACTCGCGCTGTTGGCCCCGTGGAAGATCTCTGGACTGCCAGAGGGCACTGAGCAATCCTCGCATTCGGTTTGTGGGGAAAGAATTGAAGAAGCGGCCTCCGGGGGAAACCTCGCAATGAATGCCGAGACAGTAAGAGAGTTGAAGGCTTCAGGATTGAGTCAGGCGGAGGTCGCACAGAGGCTTGGGCTGGCTAGTTCAACGGTGCATCGGTACTGGCAGCAAACTACGTAACGCATTTGCAGGAGCAAGGCTTGGGTAGCTTCTGAAAGCCCTCTATAGCACGTTGGAGATCATGCAACGTGAACGGTCAGCGCACCTGCTAGTGTATTGCTTGATCGGAAATGGTCGAGAAGATTTTAACCAGCGCAACTGCCGTCATACCAACCAAAGCGCCAATTACACAGTGAACTCCCCAAGTCACAGCTAGCTCCCAATCTCTCGCACTCTCTACGAGACCATCCACAAAATGCGTGAGAGGCTCGATGCCGTCTGTTACGAACGCACCGCCGACCAAGAACATCGCAATAGTCCCGATCCAGGACAATGACTTCATCAGTATGGGGGCAGCGGAAAGAAGCACTCCGCCTAACCTTCTGACAATTGTTCCCCATGCTCCTTGCGCGTTTGATTTTTCAAGAGCAAGCCCTGCATCATCCATCCTGACAATACCCGCGACTAAGCCATACACACCAATCGTCATCACGATAGCGATGATGATCAATGTCAGGATCTGCTGCAGTAGAGATGCATCGGCGACGATATTCAGCGTTATGACAATGATTTCAGCACTGAGGATGAAATCAGTACGAATTGCCCCACTGACCTTTCTCTTCTCAAACGCAGCTATCTCTTCAGGGGTTTTCGGCTTCGTGGGCTTTTTTGTTCCTCTCCCATCCTTACGATCACGAGTGAGCTTCTCTTTTATAGCCTCGAATCCTTCGTAGCAAAGGTACGCGCCACCGGCCATCAGCAACCAATGAACAGCTCCTGGCAGCACAGCATTCAGAATCAGAGCACAAGGAACAAGGATGGCTTTGTTCCTCATCGACCCTTTGAAAACAGCCCATACCACCGGTAGCTCGCGATCAGCCTTCATCCCAATGACCTGCTCAGCATTCACCGCTAAGTCATCACTAAGAACACTCGCTGACTTTTTCGCAGCGACCTTACTCATAAGGGAGATGTCATCGAGCAGAGTGGCGATGTCGTCCAATAGTGCGAACAGGCTGCTGCCGGCCATCAAGTCCTCCTTCTGTTTCCAAACTCCTTCCCCAGGCTGTCGTTTTGGGAAAGGCACTTTTGTGTAATGAACGACCATGGAGATGTGACAGGGTACGTTACTAGACAATCAAGGCAACAAGCTGTTCACGGATAGTCAGACGTGTCTTTGTCTAGACCTACCCGGTTTTGACACCACCTTTTGACACCTTCTCTCGCTAGAATGAAACACGAATCCTCACCTACTTCATGCAATATTTTCAGAAGCATTTGGCGCTGCTAGCCCCTAATTCATTAGGCATATCGAGAAAATAACGCCATGCAATCCGCATGAGCCGACCTACCTTTTGACACCACGATGGCGACTGTCTACAAAATCACCGCCGAATAAATCGTATCGCGCACCAGGGTCGGCGACGCTTCATTGCTCATCATGATCGCCAGGATCACCACTTCCACCAGTACTGCGGCCAGGGTCAGGATCATCGTGCCGTAGGGATCACCGACTTTTTCGGCAAGCAGCTCGGCGTGATGGGCGACGCGCATGGAGGCGATGACAATGAAAGCGACCAGCACCAGTCCGGCGGTCAGCGCAATGGGCTGGCCGCTGTGCAACATCCAGTGCTCCAGCGGATAGGCGACGAAGGCGGCGATCAGGGCCAGCAGCAGAAACTTTTCTTGCTTGAGGAGTGTGAGCATTGCGGGCCTTTTTGCCGGGTGAGGCGAAATCAGTGGGGTGAGCTACTGACTGCGGGGCGACGCTAACGTTTCGTTACACCTTAGCGCACCCGTGACAGGCAACCGCGCCGGGCCCTGCACTTTTGTTGGCCTTTCGGGCCTCTTCGCGGGCATGCCCGCTCCCACAGGGACTGCGCTATTGTTGTGGGTGGGAGCCTGTCTGCGATGGCTATCACGCTGCGCCTACCGACGGGCACAGCCGGCGGTGCAATGAACCGCCCGGTCAGGTTTTGCCAATTGTTTCCACGAGCATCTGTAGAATGCTCGCCATCTGCACCTGATGAGAAAAGACTATGTACGACTGGCTGAACGCCCTGCCCAAGGCAGAACTGCACCTGCACCTGGAAGGCTCGCTGGAGCCTGAGCTGCTGTTCGCCCTGGCAGAACGCAACAAGATCGCCCTGCCGTGGAGCGATGTCGAAACCCTGCGCAAGGCGTACGCCTTCAACAATCTGCAAGAGTTTCTCGACCTGTATTACCAGGGCGCCGATGTGTTGCGCACCTCCCAGGATTTCTACGACCTGACCTGGGCCTATCTGTTGCGGTGCAAGGCGCAGAACGTGATTCACACCGAACCGTTCTTCGACCCACAGACCCACACCGACCGTGGCGTACCGTTCGAGGTAGTGCTCAACGGCATCGCCAGCGCGCTCAAGGACGGCGAGCAGCAACTGGGCATCACCAGCGGTTTGATCCTGAGCTTCCTGCGCCACTTGAGCGAAGAGCAAGCAGAGAAAACCCTCGACCAGGCGCTGCCGTTCCGTGATGCGTTTGTTGCCGTTGGCCTGGACAGCTCGGAAATGGGTCACCCACCGAGCAAGTTCCAGCGCGTGTTCGATCGCGCCCGCCACGAAGGTTTCCTGACCGTCGCCCACGCCGGTGAAGAAGGTCCGCCGGAGTACATCTGGGAGGCCCTGGACCTGCTGAAGATTCAGCGCATCGACCACGGTGTGCGCGCCATCGAAGACGAACGATTGATGCAGCGGATCATCGACGAACAGATTCCGTTGACCGTGTGTCCGTTGTCGAACACCAAACTGTGCGTGTTCGACCACATGTCCCAACACAACATTCTCGACATGTTGGAACGCGGAGTGAAAGTGACAGTGAACTCGGATGACCCGGCGTACTTTGGCGGGTATGTGACCGAGAACTTCCATGCGCTGTATACCGATCTGGGCATGACCCAGGATCAGGCCAGACGGTTGGCGCAGAACAGCCTGGATGCGCGCCTGGTCAAACCATAAGCATCACCGCAACCCCCTGTGCGGCGATCCGACTTGCCAGTGAAGAGGCCATCACAGTCGACTTTGATGTCGCCTGACACGCCGCCTTCGCCAGCAAGCCGGCTCCTACAGCCCCCCCGCCGCTCGCGCCTACGGCACCACTTGCAACTCGGTCTCCTTGGCAAAACGATGTATTTCCCGCTGCCCAGCGGCGGTGATCTGCACGGCTGGCGAATCATTGGACACACTCATCCAGCCAGACTGCATGAACAGTTGCAGCAACGCCGCGCCCAGTGAACCGCCCATGTGCGGACGTCTTTCGCTCCAGTCGGGACAAGCACAGGCGGCTCTGCTGGTGCTGTTCGCCAGCGCCTGGACGAACACTCCGCGATTCGCCAGTTGCGTGGCGCCCTTGTGAGTGATCGACACCCGCTGATCGAACTGCTCGATCCAGCCCGCATCCAGCAGACGCTGGTAGAGGTCGGCGGCCAGAGTGCCGCCCAGATGATCGTTGCACAACCTGGCGCGCAACAAGGGTGAAGGCACTGCCTGAGTCCTGGAGGGAAGTGTATGGCGTTTGAAAATATCCGGGATGTCCCGTGGTGTGCTGGCAATCGTCGCACTGGCCAATGCTTCTATCGCAGCAGCGACTTCGGGTGCGGCAAGCCGGAAGAACCGCTTGCGGCCGCGGATTTCGACTTTCAACAGACCACCGGCGGACAGACGCCCCAGGTGTGCACTGGCCGAAGACGGTGACACGCCGGCCAGCAACGCCAGGTCTTCGGATTGTCGCGCCGTGCCATCCATCAAAGCCCACATCATTGCGCTGCGCTTAGGGTCAGCCAGCAACGTGGCGATCTGGCTGATGCAAGGTGCATGTTCCATGTATTCACTCCCTGTTGAATCGTTTCGTCTACTGCTCAATGGCATAGTATAAGCGTGTTGACCGCTGGATCCTGCCCGGCATAACCCAACGGTGGTGATAGTTCCTGAGGGAAATTTCGCTATTTTCCTGCGACTAATGACCTTCGCCCGACAACGTCGGAAACGGACTGCACGACTTGGCGCAACGGCTGACGGGCATTTCCCGCAATAGGTTCATCGGCTTGCTCAATTACACGCACAATCATCCCCTCTTCCGGAGTCAAAAATGTCCCAGCCGTTCACCGCCATTGCCACCCTGATCGCTAAAGCCGGCCAGCAGGACGTCCTCGAACAGCACTTGCGCGCGCTGCTGGAGCCCACCCGTGCCGAGGCCGGTTGCGGGCAATACGACCTGCATCAGGACCTCGCCAATCCGCTGGCCTTCTACATGATCGAGAAGTGGAGCAGTGATGAAGCGCTGCAAGCACATGATGCCAGCGCGCATATCCAGAGTTTCCGTGCCAGGGCGAGCGATTTCCTCGAACACTTTGAACTCAAGCGCCTGCGTAATCTGGCCTGACCTTTATTACTGTCCCGGAGTCCCCATGAAAGCCATTGCCTACTACGCCTCACTGCCGATCAGCGACGAGCAATCCCTGCAAGAAATCGAACTGCCGGAACCGGTTGCCGGACCACGTGACCTGTTGGTGGAAGTCAAAGCCATCTCGGTCAACCCGGTCGACACCAAAGTACGCCAGAACGTCCAGCCTGAAAGTGGCACGGCGAAAGTGCTGGGCTGGGACGTGGCGGGTGTGGTCAAGGCCGTCGGCAGTGAAGTGACCTTGTTCAAGGCTGGCGACAAGGTGTTCTATGCCGGATCCATCGCTCGCGCTGGCGGCAACAGTGAGCTGCATGTGGTGGATGAGCGGATCGTCGGCCACATGCCCGCTTCCCTGGGTTTCGCCGAAGCCGCCGCCCTGCCGTTGACTGCCATTACTGCCTGGGAACTGCTGTTCGAGCGCTTGCAAGTGCACGAAGGCCAAACCGATGAAGGCCAGAGCCTGTTGATTGTCGGAGCGGCCGGTGGAGTGGGTTCGATCCTGACTCAACTGGCGAGCCAACTCACCGGGCTGAAAGTCATCGGCACCGCCTCCCGCCCGCAAACCCGAAGCTGGGTCAGCGAACTGGGGGCCGACCTGGTAATTGACCACAGTCAGCCGTTGAGCGAAGAACTCAAACGTGCCGGCATCGGGCATGTCACCCATGTGGCCAGCCTGACCCAGACGGATCATCACCTGGATCAACTGGTCGAGGCGCTGGCGCCACAAGGCAAACTGGCGCTGATCGATGATCCGAAGGCCCTCGACGTGACCAAGCTCAAGCGCAAGAGCCTGTCGCTGCACTGGGAGTTCATGTACACACGTTCATTGTTCGAGACCCCGGACATGATCAAGCAACATGAATTGCTCAATCGCGTCGCGCAGCTGATCGACGCCGGCACGCTGAAAACCACGGTCGGCGAGCATTTCGGCACCATCAACGCGGCCAATCTGCGTCGTGCCCACGAATTGCTGGAGAGCGGTAAATCCAGGGGCAAGATTGTGCTTGAGGGGTTCTAGACATTTAACAACCTGAGAGGCGAAAGATCGCCGGCTGTACCCGCGTCTACAGGATGGGTGTGCTACCGAAATATTCGGATACACATCGATCGATGCAGGAGCGGCCGCAAGCCGCGATCTATCGCGCTCAAACCGCCAGTCAGAGAGTTGACCGCTGTCACAATTGCAACCGCATTCGGGTCTACAATCGTGGCCACTGCACAGCAATCTTTTACATTAAGGAGGTCAGCAATGAAGATCCTGATAAAAGAATTGGCAAAATCCCAGTGGCAGGTCCGCCTGGACCAGCATACCGTGACCTTCCGCAGCGAAGCCGAAGCTCGCGCCTTCACCCGAACCCTTGAAGCGCGCCTGCACGCCCCTCATCAGTTTCCCGACCAGCAGCGCGCGGCTGGTTGAGCCATCCTCAGACCTGGGCTTGAACCAGTGCCCGGGCATTTTGCAGACGTCGGGTGAGCATCGCCACGCTCACCACCAGAATTCCGCACAGGCTGATGACCAAGGCCATCGGCACGGCGCTGCCATCGTGTAAAACAGCCACCAGCGCCGCAGCGCCGGCGGCGACGCTGAATTGCAGGCAACCAAGCATCGCCGACGCACTGCCGGCCCGGGCGCCCTGCCCGTTCATGGCACAGGCCGAGGCGTTGGGCAGGATGCAACCCAGGCTGGAGATGCAGATAAACAGTGGGATCAGCAGTGGCCACAACTGCTCGGTGTGCATCGAAGTGACGGCCAGCAGCGCCAGGCCGGCACCGACGTAGATCCAGACTGTGCGGGTCAGCAGAAACGCCGGGCCACGCTTGGCCAGCATGCGCGCATTGACCTGCGCCACCAGGATGAATCCCGCCGCATTGGCACCGAACAGCCAGCCGAAATGCTCGGGCGGCACGCCGTAGAGCTTGATAAACACAAAGGGGGAACCGGCAATGTAGGCAAACATCCCGGCGATAGCGATGCCGCCTGTCAGGGCGTGGCCGAGAAACACCGGGTCCGCCAACAGCCGACCGTACTGACGCAGCGCCCCGGACAACGGTTGGCGTGGCACAT
Encoded here:
- a CDS encoding multidrug effflux MFS transporter; this encodes MNFRSILILGALSAFGPLAIDFYLPAFPAMALAFGTDEQHVQMTLAAYFLGLSIGQLAYGPVADRFGRRIPLLTGVGLFTAASLACAFAPNLEWLIGARFIQALGGCAGMVIARAVVSDKCDAVGSAKVFSQLMLVMGLAPILAPMLGGLLVNTTGWQSIFLVLTFFSALVGLAVALGLPESMPAHVPRQPLSGALRQYGRLLADPVFLGHALTGGIAIAGMFAYIAGSPFVFIKLYGVPPEHFGWLFGANAAGFILVAQVNARMLAKRGPAFLLTRTVWIYVGAGLALLAVTSMHTEQLWPLLIPLFICISSLGCILPNASACAMNGQGARAGSASAMLGCLQFSVAAGAAALVAVLHDGSAVPMALVISLCGILVVSVAMLTRRLQNARALVQAQV